A stretch of the Lytechinus variegatus isolate NC3 chromosome 5, Lvar_3.0, whole genome shotgun sequence genome encodes the following:
- the LOC121415479 gene encoding zinc finger MYM-type protein 1-like gives MDIRRFVKPKDSGGGGGASTSRERDESVEPSKKRQKTDSDEVSVEPESQAHTGTSSSHHSDQRTPSSTDHFADTNDAANGDDDDDFLGNAVNVNSDAKPSAKPTFRQYPATPGPADISQSPDDGPIQPGRTEHFNFQKSNGRKFRPEWYNAYPWMEFSASENKVYCYVCLHFSVGECAEKAFTTDGFHTWKKCTGESAKNNKLVKHKSSEDHVNSAAKYKAYLESKQQKKTVMDHINEIKEEIGQCKYFAVLVDETKDLSKQEQMSFVIRYLYDEEVHEEFMGFRCADGLDAASLSESILDELKSLGIDVNYLVGQGYDGANVMSGKLSGVQERIRRKIPQALYVHCFAHRLNLVIVETVKSVVPVADFFAVLQSSYNFLSGSHVHEQWIRWQQKMYPDEQPVEFKGMSDTRWASQVRAVGAIRKRFHCFVEFLKHTDTHDDNRERALNARGLLSQLDQTFIYCMLLMDEVLSSAKSASDTLQSVNLDYLRAADLIESLLEDLGTFRSDTKADSYFSESLTLAKENGLKCSNKRRQTSAPSTMDDFVVLSKLGKRDKVSDAASMKIAILNPTVDVFLGELSRRFSNENLQIFRSLAALDPKSHKFLDFETVKPLAVHYKLNLEDIKTEMRLVKRMIERSDTKLETLIDVAEHLKPLTMAFEELYKLVKIAAIIPVSTASCERTFSKLKLIKNHLRANMTNSRLKSLAVISVHRERALAIDLEEVVDRFIMT, from the exons ATGGATATTAGACGATTTGTTAAACCTAAAGAttctggtggtggtggtggtgcaaGTACCAGCCGAGAAAGAGATGAATCAGTTGAACCCAGCAAGAAACGTCAGAAAACTGACAGTGACGAAGTGTCTGTAGAACCTGAATCACAGGCACATACTGGCACAAGCTCATCACACCACAGTGACCAAAGAACTCCATCATCCACAGATCACTTTGCTGATACCAATGATGCTGCTAAtggtgacgacgatgatgatttTTTGGGTAATGCTGTCAATGTAAACAGTGATGCAAAACCGTCTGCAAAACCTACCTTCAGGCAGTATCCTGCTACTCCAGGTCCAGCTGATATTTCGCAGTCACCAGATGATGGACCTATCCAACCTGGACGAACTGAGCACTTCAACTTCCAGAAAAGTAATGGAAGGAAATTTAGACCAGAATGGTACAATGCATATCCCTGGATGGAATTTTCCGCCAGTGAGAACAAAGTCTACTGTTATGTGTGCCTACATTTTTCTGTTGGAGAATGTGCTGAGAAAGCTTTTACTACCGATGGATTTCACACATGGAAAAAGTGCACAGGGGAATCAGCAAAGAACAACAAGTTAGTAAAGCACAAAAGCTCAGAAGATCATGTGAACAGTGCAGCCAAATACAAAGCTTACCTAGAATCTAAGCAACAAAAGAAAACAGTGATGGATCACATCA ATGAGATTAAAGAGGAAATTGGACAGTGCAAGTACTTTGCAGTCCTTGTTGATGAGACAAAAGATCTGTCCAAACAGGAGCAGATGAGTTTCGTCATACGTTATCTTTATGATGAAGAAGTCCATGAGGAGTTCATGGGATTCAGATGCGCCGACGGCCTCGATGCTGCGTCACTCTCAGAGAGCATTttagacgaattaaaatctctCGGCATCGACGTCAATTACCTTGTTGGGCAAGGCTATGACGGTGCAAATGTCATGAGTGGAAAGCTGTCAGGTGTACAAGAAAGGATCCGTCGTAAGATTCCACAGGCGTTGTATGTCCACTGTTTCGCCCATCGTTTAAATCTGGTGATTGTAGAGACAGTCAAGTCCGTAGTACCAGTTGCTGACTTCTTCGCTGTTCTCCAATCATCCTACAATTTTTTGAGTGGCTCACATGTACATGAGCAGTGGATAAGATGGCAGCAAAAGATGTACCCAGATGAGCAACCTGTGGAGTTTAAAGGGATGTCTGACACAAGATGGGCATCTCAAGTTAGAGCCGTTGGTGCCATTCGCAAGCGATTTCACTGCTTTGTTGAGTTCCTcaaacacacagacacacatgATGATAACCGTGAGCGTGCATTGAATGCAAGAGGACTCCTGTCCCAACTGGACCAAACATTCATATACTGCATGCTCCTCATGGACGAAGTCCTCAGTTCTGCCAAATCTGCATCAGATACACTGCAGAGTGTCAATTTGGATTATCTACGTGCGGCAGATCTGATAGAGTCATTACTAGAAGACTTGGGTACTTTCAGATCGGATACCAAAGCTGATAGCTACTTCAGTGAATCACTTACACTAGCAAAGGAAAATGGACTTAAATGTAGCAATAAACGCAGACAAACCAGTGCACCATCAACAATGGATGACTTTGTAGTTCTGTCTAAGCTCGGAAAGCGTGACAAAGTGTCTGATGCAGCTAGCATGAAAATAGCAATACTTAATCCTACAGTGGAtgtgtttttaggtgaattaaGTAGAAGATTTAGCAACGAAAATCTGCAGATCTTTCGTTCACTTGCAGCTCTTGATCCTAAGTCTCATAAGTTTCTGGACTTCGAAACTGTCAAGCCTCTTGCAGTGCACTATAAACTCAATCTTGAGGACATCAAAACTGAAATGAGACTTGTCAAGAGAATGATTGAAAGGTCTGACACCAAACTAGAAACTTTGATTGATGTCGCGGAACACCTGAAGCCACTTACTATGGCCTTTGAAGAACTGTACAAGTTAGTGAAAATAGCTGCAATCATCCCAGTAAGTACAGCTTCTTGTGAAAGAACCTTCAGTAAACTCAAGCTCATCAAAAATCATCTCAGAGCCAACATGACTAACAGCAGGCTCAAAAGCCTCGCGGTAATAAGTGTCCACCGAGAAAGAGCTCTTGCTATCGACCTGGAAGAGGTGGTTGACAGGTTCATCATGACATGA